A single Parabacteroides timonensis DNA region contains:
- the alaS gene encoding alanine--tRNA ligase, with translation MLTAKEIRESFKEFFASKQHQIVPSAPMVVKGDPTLMFTNAGMNQFKDIILGNVPIKYPRVADSQKCLRVSGKHNDLEEVGHDTYHHTMFEMLGNWSFGDYFKKEAINWAWEYLVDVLKLDPKRLYATVFEGSPAEGLSRDDEAAGYWEQYLPKDHIINGNKHDNFWEMGDTGPCGPCSEIHIDLRPDEERAAKSGAEMVNKDHPQVIEIWNLVFMQFNRKADGSLEPLPAKVIDTGMGFERLCMSLQGKTSNYDTDVFQPIIQVIAAATGTKYGENKQQDIAMRVIADHIRTIAFSITDGQLPSNAKAGYVIRRILRRAVRYGYTFLGRREAFMYALLPVLIETMGDAYPELVAQKTLIEKVIKEEEESFLRTLETGIRLLDKKMEETKAEGKTVISGVDAFTLYDTFGFPLDLTELILRENGMEANIEEFNAEMQKQKERARNAAAIETGDWVVLKEGEAKFVGYDLFECEAEILRYRKIKQKNKELFQVVLDQTPFYAEMGGQVGDTGWLIADDEKLDVVDTKRENNLPVHFVTRLPKDVTATFTAKINEKKRIQCECNHSATHLLHEALREVLGTHVEQKGSFVSPEALRFDFSHFQKVTDEEIRRVEKLVSEKIRANFPLEEHRNMPIAQAQALGAMALFGEKYGEEVRVVKYGSSIELCGGTHIPATGMIGSLRVVAESSIAAGVRRIEAVTAEAAEEYTYHLQDSFRELRAMFNNVPNLAQTIRKSIEENAELKKQVGDYIKEKVASMKKDLIAKAVVRHGVKVVVFRGEANVDAIKDLAFQIKGESCTDEKVFFVAGIKDGSKCALMVMLSEPLVADGLDASKLVKDAAKLIQGGGGGQAHFATAGGKNSDGLIQAVDQILAAADLQ, from the coding sequence ATGTTGACAGCAAAAGAAATCCGTGAATCGTTTAAAGAGTTCTTCGCTTCCAAGCAGCACCAGATAGTGCCGTCTGCTCCGATGGTAGTGAAGGGGGACCCTACATTGATGTTCACCAATGCGGGTATGAATCAGTTTAAAGATATTATCCTGGGTAATGTACCCATCAAATATCCTCGCGTCGCGGACTCACAGAAATGTCTTCGTGTGAGCGGTAAGCATAACGACCTGGAAGAAGTAGGACACGATACCTACCACCACACCATGTTTGAAATGTTGGGTAACTGGTCGTTCGGTGATTATTTCAAGAAAGAAGCAATCAATTGGGCCTGGGAATATCTGGTAGATGTTCTGAAACTGGATCCGAAACGTTTATATGCAACCGTATTTGAAGGAAGCCCTGCCGAAGGTCTGTCGCGCGACGATGAAGCTGCCGGCTACTGGGAACAGTACCTTCCGAAAGATCATATCATCAACGGTAACAAACATGATAACTTCTGGGAAATGGGTGATACCGGTCCTTGCGGCCCCTGCTCGGAAATCCATATCGACTTGCGTCCGGACGAAGAACGTGCGGCTAAGAGCGGTGCCGAAATGGTCAACAAAGATCATCCGCAGGTGATCGAGATCTGGAACCTGGTGTTCATGCAGTTCAACCGGAAGGCTGACGGCTCGCTAGAACCGCTGCCTGCCAAGGTAATCGATACCGGTATGGGATTCGAACGTCTGTGTATGTCATTGCAGGGCAAGACTTCCAACTATGATACGGATGTATTCCAGCCGATCATTCAGGTGATCGCTGCCGCTACCGGAACTAAATATGGCGAAAACAAGCAGCAGGATATTGCTATGCGTGTGATTGCCGACCATATCCGTACAATAGCATTCTCTATCACGGACGGTCAGTTGCCATCGAATGCAAAAGCCGGTTATGTGATCCGTCGTATCCTGCGTCGTGCCGTTCGTTACGGTTATACGTTCCTCGGACGCCGCGAAGCCTTTATGTATGCTTTGCTTCCTGTATTGATCGAAACGATGGGAGATGCCTATCCCGAACTGGTTGCCCAGAAGACATTGATCGAAAAGGTAATCAAAGAAGAAGAGGAATCGTTCCTGCGTACATTGGAAACCGGTATCCGTCTATTGGATAAGAAGATGGAAGAAACAAAGGCGGAAGGCAAGACTGTAATCAGTGGTGTGGATGCCTTTACATTATATGATACTTTCGGATTCCCGTTGGACCTGACTGAACTGATCCTGCGTGAAAACGGCATGGAAGCAAACATCGAAGAGTTTAATGCTGAAATGCAGAAGCAGAAAGAACGTGCCCGCAACGCTGCCGCTATCGAAACCGGCGACTGGGTAGTTCTGAAAGAAGGTGAAGCCAAATTCGTAGGTTACGACCTGTTCGAATGCGAAGCCGAGATCCTGCGTTACCGTAAGATCAAACAAAAGAATAAAGAACTCTTCCAGGTCGTTCTGGATCAGACTCCGTTCTACGCAGAAATGGGTGGACAGGTAGGTGATACCGGATGGCTGATCGCTGACGATGAAAAGCTGGACGTGGTAGATACCAAACGTGAAAACAACCTGCCGGTACATTTCGTAACTCGTTTACCGAAAGATGTAACGGCCACTTTCACTGCTAAGATTAACGAAAAGAAACGTATCCAGTGCGAATGTAACCACTCGGCTACCCACTTATTGCACGAAGCTTTGCGTGAAGTGCTGGGTACACATGTCGAACAGAAAGGTTCTTTCGTTTCTCCCGAAGCTCTTCGTTTCGACTTCTCTCACTTCCAGAAAGTGACCGACGAAGAGATCCGTCGGGTAGAAAAGCTGGTAAGCGAAAAGATCCGTGCCAACTTCCCATTGGAAGAACACCGCAATATGCCGATCGCTCAGGCACAAGCCCTGGGTGCTATGGCGCTGTTCGGTGAAAAGTACGGCGAAGAAGTCCGTGTGGTTAAATACGGTTCTTCTATCGAGTTGTGCGGTGGTACGCATATCCCGGCAACCGGTATGATCGGCTCCTTACGCGTAGTGGCAGAAAGTTCGATTGCTGCAGGTGTTCGCCGTATCGAAGCGGTGACGGCTGAAGCTGCTGAAGAATATACCTACCATCTGCAAGATTCTTTCCGCGAATTGCGTGCTATGTTCAACAACGTGCCTAACCTGGCTCAGACCATCCGCAAGTCTATTGAAGAGAATGCCGAACTGAAAAAGCAGGTAGGCGACTACATTAAAGAGAAAGTAGCTTCCATGAAGAAAGACCTGATCGCTAAAGCTGTGGTACGCCACGGTGTGAAAGTGGTTGTCTTCCGTGGTGAAGCCAATGTGGATGCCATCAAAGACCTGGCATTCCAGATCAAGGGCGAAAGCTGTACGGATGAAAAAGTGTTCTTTGTTGCCGGTATAAAAGACGGTTCCAAATGTGCGCTGATGGTTATGCTGAGCGAACCGCTGGTAGCCGACGGATTGGATGCAAGCAAATTGGTGAAAGATGCAGCTAAGCTGATCCAGGGTGGTGGCGGTGGCCAGGCTCACTTCGCAACAGCAGGCGGTAAGAACTCGGATGGCTTGATACAGGCTGTCGACCAGATCCTTGCTGCGGCCGACTTACAGTAA
- a CDS encoding M23 family metallopeptidase: MKLFKTRKTYYLYNPSTLNYERVYPSAKDRFFIVLRHLSIGAAIGIGAFFILMYTIDSPVESLLKKENKLLQTQYEVLSLRLTNALEVLDDIQQRDENLYRAIFQAESIPESVRKSGFGGTNRYEHLLSLPNPELVVSTTQKMDMLSKQLYIQSNSLEELIKLGKNQEERSRCIPAIQPISNKDLRRTASGYGVRIDPIYRTPRFHSGMDFSAKVGTEIYATGDGVVTFAAWKQGYGNCLMIDHGYGFQTLYGHMSKFKKRVGQKVTRGEVIGEVGNTGKSTGPHLHYEVIVRGKHDNPSRYYYMDLTPEEYDRMIQIAENHGQVMD, encoded by the coding sequence ATGAAGCTGTTTAAAACAAGAAAAACATATTACTTATATAACCCTAGCACACTCAATTACGAGCGTGTCTACCCTTCCGCCAAAGATCGTTTCTTCATTGTGCTCCGTCATTTGAGCATAGGTGCGGCCATAGGGATCGGGGCTTTTTTCATTTTAATGTACACGATCGACTCGCCGGTAGAGTCGTTATTGAAGAAGGAAAACAAGCTGTTACAAACTCAATATGAGGTACTTTCGCTTCGCCTAACCAATGCCCTCGAAGTATTGGACGACATCCAGCAACGCGACGAGAACCTGTATCGTGCCATCTTCCAGGCAGAGTCCATTCCCGAATCGGTACGTAAATCTGGTTTCGGGGGAACCAACCGTTACGAACATCTGTTGAGCTTGCCTAACCCGGAACTGGTCGTTTCCACCACACAGAAGATGGATATGCTCTCGAAGCAGCTCTATATACAAAGCAACTCGTTGGAAGAGTTGATCAAGCTGGGTAAGAACCAGGAAGAACGTAGCCGTTGCATCCCTGCCATCCAGCCTATCTCCAATAAGGACCTGCGCCGTACGGCATCCGGTTATGGTGTGCGTATCGACCCGATATACAGAACTCCCCGCTTCCACTCGGGCATGGACTTCTCCGCCAAAGTGGGAACGGAAATTTATGCAACCGGTGACGGCGTCGTCACGTTTGCCGCCTGGAAACAGGGATACGGCAACTGTCTGATGATTGATCACGGCTACGGATTCCAGACATTATACGGCCACATGAGCAAGTTCAAGAAGCGCGTCGGACAGAAAGTGACCCGCGGCGAAGTGATTGGCGAAGTGGGTAATACAGGTAAATCTACCGGACCGCACCTGCATTACGAAGTGATAGTCCGGGGTAAACACGACAACCCGTCCAGATACTATTACATGGATCTTACACCTGAAGAATACGACCGTATGATCCAGATCGCAGAAAACCATGGACAGGTAATGGATTAA
- a CDS encoding MerR family transcriptional regulator, which yields MALNKDKNLKLYFSISEVAQMFDVNESTLRFWEKEFDIIRPRKTAKGTRFYKQEDIDAVRLIFHLVKERGMTLAGARQKLKDNRETTIRQEEIVNKLKQIKEELLSMKAAFDALDPSELPQEEKI from the coding sequence ATGGCATTAAATAAAGATAAAAATCTGAAGTTATATTTCTCCATCAGCGAGGTGGCGCAGATGTTCGACGTCAACGAGTCGACCCTGCGTTTCTGGGAGAAGGAATTCGATATTATCCGCCCGCGTAAAACGGCAAAAGGAACCCGTTTCTACAAACAGGAGGATATCGACGCCGTACGTCTGATCTTCCACCTGGTAAAAGAACGAGGTATGACACTGGCCGGTGCACGCCAGAAGCTAAAGGACAACAGGGAAACAACCATCCGCCAGGAAGAGATCGTCAACAAACTGAAACAAATCAAAGAAGAGTTGCTTTCGATGAAGGCTGCCTTTGACGCGCTCGACCCTTCGGAATTACCCCAGGAAGAGAAAATCTAA
- a CDS encoding DUF3127 domain-containing protein — protein MEITGKIIAVLPEQGGTSKNGNEWKKQEYVLETHDQYPKKVCFQIFGADRIEQAAIQPGEELTVSFDIDSREYQGRWFTNINAWKVDRPMAGAPMSAPGAMTPDNFAPASAPTAPAAPDFGPANPIDDLPF, from the coding sequence ATGGAAATTACGGGAAAGATTATTGCCGTACTACCTGAACAGGGCGGCACAAGTAAAAACGGAAACGAGTGGAAAAAACAGGAGTACGTATTAGAAACACATGACCAATACCCTAAGAAAGTATGCTTCCAGATTTTCGGTGCCGACCGCATCGAACAGGCAGCTATTCAACCCGGAGAAGAATTGACAGTATCATTCGATATAGACAGCCGTGAGTATCAGGGACGTTGGTTCACTAACATCAATGCATGGAAAGTAGACCGTCCGATGGCCGGCGCACCCATGTCGGCTCCCGGAGCGATGACCCCGGATAACTTTGCACCGGCATCTGCCCCGACAGCACCTGCCGCTCCCGACTTCGGTCCGGCAAATCCGATCGACGACCTGCCGTTCTAA